A genomic segment from Clarias gariepinus isolate MV-2021 ecotype Netherlands chromosome 11, CGAR_prim_01v2, whole genome shotgun sequence encodes:
- the LOC128533238 gene encoding tripartite motif-containing protein 16-like: MAEASISVAHNQFNCPLCLDLLKDSVTLHCGHNYCKVCINRFWNKEGVRRVYSCPQCRETFASRPVLCRNNMLAEMVEKQNKAELQAASPAQCYAGPGDVECDSCIGRKRKAVNSCLVCQASYCEDHLQPHYQSPAFKKHKLVEACADLQEKICSPHDKPIEIYCRTDQSFICYLCEMDKHRGHDTVSTKTERTEKQNELKEQQLKSQQRIKEKQKKVQELKQAVVAFKRRSQAAVNDSEKIFTEMISFMEKKRSEATELIKNQEKAELGRAERLLKQLEQEIADLKRRVTELEQLSHTHDDIHFLQSFPSLCVSPGCEDSPSFTVNQHLTFDGERKSLSDLKKQVNKVCQKEFNNIRPQAAALFQILPLQLKSRKDFLQYFRFLTLDPNTAHPALILSEMNRSVTNSWTEQRHINHPERFDSWTQVLCEESVCGRCYWEVEWSGDVYISVSYKEISRKGRGYECRFGFNNQSWSLMCSHPSVSFWHNKVNTLIRGPASSRIGVYVDYSAGILSFYNVSNTMSLLHSVHTTFTQPLYAGFWVSSSYTSSVRLCDPKIEMLFN; encoded by the exons ATGGCAGAAGCCAGTATCTCAGTAGCTCATAATCAGTTCAACTGTCCACTGTGTTTGGACCTTTTGAAGGATTCTGTGACTCTTCATTGTGGCCACAATTactgtaaggtgtgtattaatCGCTTCTGGAATAAAGAGGGTGTGAGGAGAGTCTACAGCTGCCCCCAGTGTAGAGAGACTTTTGCTTCAAGACCTGTTCTATGCAGAAACAACATGCTGGCTGAAATGGTGGAGAAACAAAATAAGGCTGAACTCCAAGCTGCATCTCCCGCTCAATGTTACGCTGGacctggagatgtggagtgtgattcCTGCATCGGAAGAAAACGCAAAGCTGTTAATTCCTGTCTGGTGTGTCAGGCATCCTATTGTGAAGACCATCTTCAGCCTCACTATCAGTCTCCTGCCTTTAAGAAGCACAAGTTAGTGGAAGCCTGTGCAGATCTCCAAGAGAAGATCTGCTCTCCGCATGACAAACCGATCGAGATCTACTGTCGTACTGACCAGAGCTTCATCTGTTACTTGTGTGAGATGGATAAACACAGAGGCCATGACACTGTTTCAACTAAAACAGAACGAACTGAAAAACAG AATGAACTAAAGGAACAACAGTTGAAATCCCAGCAGAGGATCAAGGAGAAGCAGAAAAAAGTGCAGGAGCTGAAACAAGCTGTGGTCGCTTTTAAG AGGCGTTCACAGGCAGCAGTAAATGACAGTGAGAAGATCTTTACTGAGATGATCAGCTTCATGGAAAAAAAGCGCTCAGAGGCGACAGAGCTGATCAAAAATCAGGAGAAAGCTGAACTGGGTCGAGCTGAACGACTCCTGAagcaactggagcaggagattgctgatcttAAGAGGAGAgtcactgagctggagcagctttcacacacacacgatgacaTCCACTTCCTCCAG AGTTTCCCGTCTCTCTGTGTTTCCCCTGGATGTGAGGACTCACCCAGCTTCACTGTCAATCAACATCTCACATTTGATGGAGAGAGGAAATCTCTCTCAGATCTgaaaaaacaagtaaacaaagtCTGTCAGAAGGAATTCAACAACATCCGTCCACAAG CTGCAGCGTTATTTCAGATACTCCCTTTACAACTGAAAAGTAGAAAGGATTTTCTACAGT attttagatttcTCACTTTGGATCCCAACACAGCACATCCTGCCCTTATTCTGTCTGAGATGAACAGATCAGTAACAAACAGTTGGACAGAACAGCGACACATTAACcatccagagagatttgacTCCTGGACTCAGGTGTTGtgtgaggagagtgtgtgtggacgctgttactgggaggtggagtggagcGGTGATGTGTACATTTCAGTGTCATATAAAGAGATCAGCAGGAAAGGACGGGGTTATGAGTGTAGGTTTGGATTTAACAATCAGTCCTGGAGTTTGATGTGTTCTCatccctctgtctctttctggcATAACAAGGTTAACACACTGATCAGAGGTCCAGCGTCCtccagaataggagtgtatgtggatTACAGTGCAGGAATTCTGTCTTTCTACAATGTCTCTAACACAATGAGTCTTCTCCATAGTgtccacaccacattcactcagcctctgtacGCTGGGTTCTGGGTATCAAGTAGTTATACCTCATCTGTGAGGTTGTGTGATCCAAAAATAGAAATGTTATTTAACTGA